The following coding sequences lie in one Gemmatimonadota bacterium genomic window:
- a CDS encoding 4Fe-4S dicluster domain-containing protein: MNPTAASAAPTQAPVQRWAKVIDHTRCIGCHACSTACKSENLVPLSVNRTYVKYVEVGEFPQVRRSFQVTRCNQCDDPPCVHACPTAAMFRRTDGIVDFDKAACIGCKACIAACPYDAIFINPDDHSAEKCNFCAHRLDVGLEPACVVVCPTQAILVGDLEDAQSAVSQIVHREPVSVRRPEKETRPKLFYRGATQFTLDPLAAQRPDGGLFMWSQQPSGPHAVTSGHPGRHNSSAAALLAYDVAHSAPWDWRVSLYTWTKSIAAGAYLAPLLLAVSGLLGWTGSLWSWAAPLVGLVFLGLTGVLLIWDLEHPERFYLLFLRPQWKSWLVRGGFIITGYALVLVAHMAFGLTGRAPLIRMVAPLGGVLAVLTAIYTAFLFGQSRGRDLWQNPMLPVHLLAQAVMAGAGVLGLLAPAFGVWPLPALRWVFAIAAAGHLFLMVSDIWVGGATAHARLAHHELIRGHFAGFYWGGLLLSLVALAAPWLGMPSFIAGLVGLFLFEHGFVQAGQRVPLA, encoded by the coding sequence GTGAACCCCACAGCCGCCTCTGCTGCCCCGACGCAAGCCCCCGTCCAGCGCTGGGCCAAGGTCATCGACCACACGCGGTGCATCGGCTGCCACGCCTGCTCCACCGCGTGCAAGTCCGAGAACCTGGTTCCGCTCTCGGTCAACCGCACCTACGTCAAGTACGTGGAGGTCGGGGAGTTCCCGCAGGTCCGGCGCTCCTTCCAGGTGACGCGCTGCAACCAGTGTGACGATCCCCCCTGCGTCCACGCCTGCCCGACCGCGGCCATGTTCCGTCGAACCGACGGGATCGTGGACTTCGACAAGGCCGCTTGTATCGGCTGCAAGGCGTGCATCGCAGCCTGCCCCTACGACGCGATCTTCATCAATCCCGACGATCACTCGGCCGAGAAGTGCAACTTCTGCGCGCATCGCCTGGACGTCGGACTCGAACCGGCGTGCGTCGTGGTGTGTCCGACGCAGGCGATCCTGGTGGGCGACCTGGAGGATGCCCAGTCGGCGGTCTCCCAGATCGTGCACCGGGAGCCGGTCTCGGTGCGGCGACCGGAGAAGGAGACACGCCCCAAGCTCTTCTACCGGGGTGCCACCCAGTTCACGTTGGACCCCCTGGCCGCGCAGCGCCCGGATGGTGGACTCTTCATGTGGAGCCAACAGCCGAGCGGCCCGCATGCGGTGACGTCCGGACATCCCGGCCGGCACAACTCGTCCGCGGCCGCACTCCTGGCCTATGACGTCGCCCACAGCGCTCCCTGGGACTGGCGGGTCTCCCTGTACACCTGGACCAAGTCCATCGCCGCCGGTGCGTACCTGGCCCCTCTGCTTCTGGCCGTGTCGGGTCTGCTGGGGTGGACGGGGAGTCTGTGGAGCTGGGCGGCACCGCTCGTGGGACTCGTGTTCCTGGGCCTGACGGGCGTGCTCCTGATCTGGGACCTCGAGCATCCGGAGCGTTTCTACCTCCTCTTCCTCCGCCCCCAGTGGAAGAGCTGGCTGGTGCGCGGCGGCTTCATCATCACCGGCTACGCACTGGTCCTGGTGGCGCACATGGCCTTCGGCCTGACGGGGCGCGCGCCCCTGATCCGGATGGTGGCGCCGCTGGGAGGCGTGCTGGCCGTGCTCACGGCCATCTACACCGCGTTCCTCTTCGGCCAGTCGCGTGGTCGCGACCTGTGGCAGAACCCCATGCTGCCGGTGCACCTGCTCGCTCAGGCCGTGATGGCCGGAGCGGGCGTCCTGGGCCTGCTGGCCCCGGCCTTCGGCGTGTGGCCGCTGCCGGCACTCCGTTGGGTGTTCGCCATCGCTGCGGCCGGACACCTGTTCCTGATGGTGAGCGATATCTGGGTGGGAGGAGCAACGGCGCACGCGCGCTTGGCTCACCATGAATTGATCCGTGGTCACTTCGCGGGCTTCTACTGGGGTGGCCTCCTGCTGTCGCTGGTCGCGCTGGCCGCACCGTGGCTGGGAATGCCCTCCTTCATCGCCGGGCTGGTGGGCCTCTTCCTCTTCGAGCACGGCTTCGTGCAGGCGGGCCAAAGGGTGCCCCTGGCATGA
- a CDS encoding metalloregulator ArsR/SmtB family transcription factor: protein MSTTPLTPEQLEQVAGRFRVLADPSRLSVLNCLLSGERSVSELVELTGLRQANVSKHLQILHKAGFVRRRKEGLWVRYRVADAGVETLCMVMCARLPEGATGTRGRARSAP from the coding sequence ATGAGCACCACGCCGTTGACACCGGAACAGCTGGAGCAGGTGGCCGGCCGTTTCCGCGTCCTGGCGGACCCGTCGCGGCTCTCCGTGCTCAATTGTCTGCTGTCGGGAGAGCGTTCGGTCTCCGAGTTGGTCGAGCTGACGGGGCTCAGGCAGGCCAACGTGTCCAAGCACCTGCAAATCCTGCACAAAGCAGGGTTCGTCCGCAGGCGCAAGGAAGGGCTCTGGGTGCGCTACCGGGTGGCGGACGCCGGTGTGGAAACGCTTTGCATGGTCATGTGCGCACGACTCCCAGAGGGAGCCACGGGGACGCGCGGGCGGGCGCGGTCCGCGCCCTAG
- a CDS encoding FAD/NAD(P)-binding oxidoreductase, whose protein sequence is MKDHYRVLIVGGGSAGLSVASRLAAQPDAPDLGIIEPSEKHYYQPLWTLVGAGVFPREETERSERDYIPAGADWIHDRVETFDPANNTVTTASGRTIGYDFLVVTAGIQLDWGAIPGLAESVGKPGTGVCSNYSYETVPSTWANLQALKSGTALFTQPSTGIKCAGAPQKICYLADDYFRRAGVRSNIKVVFVSGTGGIFAVKKYADSLYRVIERKGIETHFNQELVALRPDAKEAIFEPVGGGEQTVIRYDMIHVTPRQSAPDFIKKSPLAASTGWVDVDQATLRHVRFANVFSCGDCSSLPTSKTGAAIRKQAPTLAENLLAALRGHDLPARYDGYTSCPLVTGYGSLILAEFDYDKVPKESFPFDQSQERYSMYALKAYALPRMYWHGMLRGRA, encoded by the coding sequence ATGAAGGACCACTATCGGGTGCTGATCGTGGGTGGAGGCAGCGCAGGCCTCAGCGTCGCGTCCCGGCTGGCCGCACAACCGGATGCTCCGGATCTCGGCATCATCGAGCCGTCCGAGAAACACTACTATCAGCCGCTGTGGACCTTGGTGGGTGCGGGAGTGTTCCCGCGCGAGGAAACCGAGCGCTCCGAAAGGGACTACATCCCAGCCGGCGCGGATTGGATCCACGATCGCGTGGAGACGTTCGATCCCGCCAACAACACGGTCACGACCGCATCGGGGCGGACCATCGGATACGACTTCCTGGTGGTGACCGCAGGCATCCAGCTGGACTGGGGCGCCATCCCCGGGCTTGCTGAAAGCGTCGGCAAGCCCGGTACCGGGGTGTGCTCCAACTACTCATACGAGACCGTCCCGTCTACCTGGGCGAACCTGCAGGCGCTCAAGAGCGGAACGGCCCTGTTCACACAGCCGAGCACCGGTATCAAGTGTGCGGGCGCTCCGCAGAAGATCTGCTACCTGGCCGACGACTACTTTCGTCGCGCCGGCGTGCGATCGAACATCAAGGTGGTGTTCGTCTCGGGAACGGGCGGGATCTTCGCCGTCAAGAAGTATGCGGACTCGCTCTATCGCGTCATCGAACGCAAGGGAATCGAGACGCACTTCAACCAGGAGTTGGTGGCCCTGCGTCCCGACGCCAAAGAGGCGATCTTCGAGCCGGTCGGCGGTGGGGAGCAGACCGTCATTCGCTACGACATGATCCATGTCACGCCGCGGCAGAGCGCGCCGGATTTCATCAAGAAGAGCCCGTTGGCCGCTTCCACCGGGTGGGTCGATGTGGATCAAGCCACCCTGCGCCATGTCCGTTTTGCCAACGTGTTCTCCTGCGGCGACTGCAGCAGCCTGCCGACCTCCAAGACCGGCGCGGCCATTCGCAAGCAAGCGCCAACGCTGGCCGAGAACCTGCTGGCGGCCCTGCGCGGTCATGATCTGCCCGCACGCTACGATGGCTACACGTCCTGCCCACTGGTGACTGGTTACGGAAGCCTGATCCTGGCGGAGTTCGACTACGACAAGGTCCCGAAGGAGTCGTTCCCCTTCGACCAGTCCCAGGAGCGCTACAGCATGTACGCGCTGAAGGCCTACGCACTGCCCCGGATGTACTGGCACGGGATGCTGCGCGGCCGCGCGTGA
- a CDS encoding DUF1641 domain-containing protein, with protein sequence MDSGPNGAVLKRKLEDPHVASVLARLLDRIDELEQAVLRLTELVQVGPGALAAFTDAVDETIREAKAQDVDVDARTREALHLLKRLTDPKLAISLNRLLDLVEGSEGTLAMLGDTADDLAREMDLPARSRAGGALLEKATRPDTLRQLAEMFDVLLEADSGMLDAHAVRTLGITAQSLVAARERPERRASIWALLRAGKEPELQRALGFLLDFGKEFGARVDRAR encoded by the coding sequence ATGGACTCGGGTCCGAACGGTGCTGTTCTGAAGCGCAAGCTGGAAGACCCTCACGTTGCCTCCGTCCTGGCCAGGCTCCTCGACCGGATCGACGAGTTGGAGCAGGCCGTCCTTCGGCTGACCGAGCTCGTACAGGTGGGGCCGGGTGCGCTGGCGGCGTTCACGGACGCCGTGGACGAGACGATTCGCGAGGCGAAGGCGCAGGACGTCGACGTCGATGCTCGCACCCGCGAAGCCCTGCATCTGCTCAAGCGGCTCACCGATCCCAAGCTGGCCATCTCCCTCAATCGCCTCCTCGATCTTGTCGAGGGAAGCGAGGGGACTCTGGCGATGCTGGGCGATACCGCGGACGACCTGGCCCGGGAAATGGATCTGCCCGCGCGGTCCCGGGCGGGCGGCGCCCTCCTGGAGAAGGCGACGAGGCCCGATACGCTGCGGCAGTTGGCCGAGATGTTCGACGTGCTGCTGGAAGCAGACTCGGGAATGCTGGACGCGCACGCTGTTCGCACGCTCGGCATCACTGCTCAGTCGCTGGTGGCCGCGCGCGAGCGGCCCGAGCGCCGGGCATCGATCTGGGCGCTGCTGCGTGCGGGGAAGGAGCCGGAGCTTCAACGGGCACTCGGCTTCCTGCTCGACTTTGGCAAAGAATTCGGTGCTCGCGTCGACCGAGCGCGCTGA
- a CDS encoding acyl-CoA thioesterase, with product MANWSKTFEVRWADLDSNQHMRHTAYADYGTHVRMSYLASRGFDQGRMVQLGFGAVILREENLYLKEVGAGDVLTYDLQLAGVSPEGTRFRLRHEARRGDGRTAVRITVEGGWLDLKERRLRPPPAGLREALADLPRSADFEELPEQGRRRS from the coding sequence ATGGCGAACTGGAGCAAGACCTTCGAGGTCCGATGGGCGGACCTCGACTCGAACCAGCACATGCGCCACACGGCCTATGCCGACTACGGCACCCACGTTCGCATGTCCTATCTGGCCAGTCGCGGCTTCGACCAGGGGCGCATGGTTCAGCTCGGGTTCGGCGCGGTGATCCTGCGGGAGGAAAACCTCTACTTGAAGGAAGTGGGCGCGGGGGACGTCCTCACCTACGATCTGCAGCTTGCCGGGGTCTCGCCCGAGGGAACGAGGTTTCGGTTGCGGCATGAAGCCCGTCGTGGGGACGGACGGACGGCTGTTCGCATCACGGTCGAGGGTGGATGGTTGGATCTGAAGGAACGACGGCTGCGGCCGCCGCCTGCTGGCCTACGGGAGGCCCTGGCCGATCTGCCACGCAGCGCGGACTTCGAAGAGCTGCCCGAGCAGGGTCGGCGCCGAAGCTGA
- a CDS encoding bifunctional helix-turn-helix transcriptional regulator/GNAT family N-acetyltransferase yields MSTTPTPRVEAVRRFNRFYTRQVGALEEGLLKSPYSLAEARVLYELAHHEHTTASELSQELRLDAGYLSRVIKALESKDLVVRSRSERDGRSHDLSLSDQGHEAFARLNESSKREIGALLTSLSDDEQMRLLEAMRTIETILGAEPERRVPYILRPPQPGDLGWIVQRHGVLYSQEYGWDERFEGLVAEVVSHFSKHFDPARERCWIAERDGENVGAVMLVAHPDRAGTARLRLLLVEPSARGLGVGRRLVQECARFARRVGYHTITLWTNSVLTAARRIYETEGYQLVASEPHHSFGHDLIGETWELAL; encoded by the coding sequence GTGAGCACTACCCCGACGCCGCGCGTCGAGGCCGTACGCCGGTTCAATCGATTCTATACCCGCCAGGTGGGGGCGCTGGAAGAGGGACTCCTCAAGAGCCCCTATTCCCTGGCCGAGGCACGGGTCCTCTACGAACTCGCCCATCACGAGCACACCACGGCCTCCGAGCTGAGCCAGGAGCTGCGTCTCGACGCGGGATACCTGAGCCGCGTCATCAAGGCGCTGGAATCGAAGGACCTGGTTGTGAGGTCCCGGTCCGAGCGCGACGGCCGCAGCCACGACCTCAGCCTGTCCGACCAGGGGCACGAGGCTTTCGCCCGCCTGAACGAGAGCTCGAAACGGGAGATCGGCGCGCTCCTCACGTCGCTCAGCGACGACGAACAAATGCGGCTCCTGGAGGCGATGCGCACCATCGAGACGATCCTGGGTGCCGAGCCGGAACGACGCGTTCCGTACATTCTGCGCCCACCGCAGCCGGGCGACCTCGGGTGGATCGTCCAGCGGCATGGGGTGCTGTACAGCCAGGAATACGGTTGGGACGAGCGATTCGAAGGGCTGGTCGCCGAGGTCGTCTCCCACTTCTCCAAGCACTTCGATCCCGCGCGTGAACGCTGCTGGATCGCCGAGCGGGACGGAGAGAACGTGGGAGCGGTGATGCTGGTGGCGCATCCCGATCGGGCTGGCACGGCACGACTGCGGCTGCTGCTGGTGGAGCCCTCGGCCCGCGGCCTGGGCGTGGGGCGTCGGCTGGTGCAGGAATGCGCACGCTTCGCGCGTCGGGTCGGCTATCACACCATCACGCTCTGGACCAACAGCGTCCTGACGGCAGCCCGCCGTATCTACGAGACGGAGGGCTATCAACTCGTCGCCTCCGAGCCTCATCACTCCTTCGGGCACGATCTGATCGGAGAGACCTGGGAGCTCGCGCTATGA
- a CDS encoding ThiF family adenylyltransferase, with amino-acid sequence MKPRHRLSLTEWSAALDVAASAALWESHAPELLRLSPGDEARFAQVCARHHLQVVDAYERQVLDLAAARFPQPNALGARERFVAERVDSASVLTAGTWVWYPWSRTVVHLLDEDEYFEVITNRNRDKLTLEEMELLRGKTVGVVGLSVGAEAAVTLAQEHLCGTLRIADFDHLDLSNLNRLQAGCEDLGLPKTTVAARRIARIDPYLRVEVFADGVTAGNLDDFMEGLDLLLDECDGLEMKLVLREAARARGIDVAYAGDERGFLSVEPYGRNTHLPLFHGRIGRAQRPRQEYASALDFWKDLSVWLGGWDGISPRSRQSLLQVGEHLCGYPQLASEIRLAAGEVGHVARRLLLGEPLRAQVLQIDLDALLAMDGESEDN; translated from the coding sequence ATGAAGCCGCGCCACAGACTCTCGCTCACCGAGTGGTCCGCCGCGTTGGACGTTGCGGCGTCGGCGGCGCTGTGGGAGAGCCATGCTCCCGAGCTCCTGCGCCTTTCACCGGGCGACGAGGCCCGTTTTGCACAGGTGTGCGCTCGCCACCATCTCCAGGTCGTCGATGCCTACGAGCGGCAGGTGTTGGATCTGGCCGCGGCTCGCTTCCCCCAGCCGAACGCCCTCGGCGCGCGCGAGCGATTCGTCGCCGAAAGGGTCGACTCCGCTTCGGTCCTGACGGCCGGCACCTGGGTGTGGTACCCGTGGAGCCGTACGGTCGTCCATCTACTGGACGAGGACGAGTACTTCGAGGTGATCACCAACCGCAATCGCGACAAGCTCACACTGGAGGAGATGGAGCTCCTGCGGGGCAAGACCGTGGGGGTCGTCGGCCTGTCCGTAGGCGCCGAGGCCGCGGTCACGCTCGCCCAGGAGCATCTCTGCGGCACGTTGAGGATCGCCGACTTCGACCATCTCGACCTCTCCAATCTCAACCGTCTGCAGGCCGGCTGCGAAGACCTGGGGCTCCCCAAGACCACCGTGGCCGCTCGCCGCATCGCGCGCATCGATCCCTACCTGCGCGTCGAAGTGTTCGCCGACGGTGTCACGGCAGGGAACCTCGACGACTTCATGGAGGGCCTGGACCTGCTGCTCGACGAGTGCGACGGCCTGGAGATGAAGCTGGTGCTGCGGGAGGCGGCCCGAGCACGCGGAATCGACGTTGCCTACGCCGGCGACGAGCGTGGGTTCTTGAGCGTCGAGCCCTATGGGCGCAACACCCATCTCCCGCTCTTTCACGGACGGATTGGCCGGGCCCAGCGCCCGCGCCAGGAATACGCCAGCGCGCTCGACTTCTGGAAGGACCTGTCGGTCTGGCTGGGAGGATGGGACGGAATCAGTCCGCGTTCACGACAGTCGCTCCTCCAGGTGGGCGAACACCTCTGCGGCTATCCTCAGCTCGCCAGCGAAATCCGGCTCGCAGCCGGCGAGGTCGGGCATGTGGCTCGACGGCTGCTACTCGGGGAGCCCCTGCGCGCACAAGTGCTTCAGATCGACCTTGATGCCCTGTTGGCGATGGACGGGGAAAGCGAAGACAACTAG
- a CDS encoding cold-shock protein has product MRTKGTVKWFNDEKGFGFITVEGGGKDCFVHHSAIKADGFRSLNEGDKVEFDMVQGTKGPAAENVTKV; this is encoded by the coding sequence ATGCGTACCAAAGGCACCGTGAAGTGGTTCAACGACGAGAAGGGCTTCGGCTTCATCACTGTGGAGGGCGGCGGCAAGGACTGCTTCGTCCATCATTCCGCGATCAAGGCCGACGGCTTCCGTTCGCTGAACGAAGGTGACAAGGTGGAGTTCGACATGGTCCAGGGCACCAAGGGCCCGGCCGCGGAGAACGTCACCAAGGTCTGA
- a CDS encoding cytochrome c has protein sequence MTGWAIRSAPRIALVAASAAWGGCQVGPDSPQADGATGRAAAPAAAPAASQTPPEQWGLGSHAVDSFVVAWDRDVRPDGVGLPPGRGTAREGAALFQDLCASCHGPEGEGMGINPALVGRGTAEERFRARSIGEFWPYSTTLYDYIRRSMPQTAPGSLQPDQIYSLVAWLLAENDRIGPDDVVDASSLPAVPMPGRERFVQDDRTGGPQVR, from the coding sequence ATGACGGGGTGGGCGATCCGTAGCGCTCCCCGAATTGCGTTGGTGGCGGCCTCCGCCGCCTGGGGCGGTTGCCAGGTGGGACCCGACAGCCCCCAGGCCGACGGCGCGACGGGACGGGCAGCCGCCCCGGCGGCGGCCCCGGCGGCCTCGCAGACGCCACCGGAGCAGTGGGGTCTCGGCAGCCATGCGGTCGACTCCTTCGTCGTGGCCTGGGACCGGGACGTCCGGCCGGACGGGGTGGGACTTCCGCCGGGGCGAGGCACCGCCCGTGAGGGCGCGGCCCTCTTCCAGGACCTCTGTGCCTCCTGTCACGGGCCGGAGGGCGAGGGCATGGGCATCAACCCGGCGCTGGTGGGGCGGGGGACGGCGGAGGAGCGCTTCCGGGCTCGAAGCATTGGCGAGTTTTGGCCTTACTCCACAACACTTTACGACTATATCCGCCGTTCCATGCCCCAGACGGCGCCGGGCTCCCTGCAGCCGGATCAGATCTATTCCCTGGTCGCGTGGCTGCTGGCGGAGAATGACCGGATCGGACCGGACGATGTGGTCGATGCCTCCAGCCTGCCGGCCGTCCCCATGCCCGGTCGGGAGCGATTCGTCCAGGACGACCGCACGGGAGGGCCGCAGGTCCGCTAG
- the soxC gene encoding sulfite dehydrogenase: MTSKRDQNGSLTRRTLLAGAAGALGASVLGGGVLAEAGAAEGGAVESAAQDASVDPTSVQGRLPNELGERSPFVRPRRDPSATSSRTPLQDLHGVITPSDVHFERHHAGVAQVDPSTYRLLIHGMVERPTVFTLDDLLRFPSVSRVHFLECSGNFPTRAGPETLAQNVCGLTSTSEWTGVPLSILLREVGARPEATWMIAEGQDAAVMARSIPMEKAWDDAMIAYGQNGEPLRPEQGYPARLFLPGWEGNTNVKWLRRLELTDGPLMARDETSKYTDPLHDGKVRQFSFVIDARSIITTPSYPQRIQPGWNEIRGIAWSGRGRIAQVEVSVDGGTTWQRADLQEPVFSKAHTRFRFMWNWSGERAEIASRAVDETGYVQPTREQLIAARSARTSYHLNPITAWVVDSDGRVTYREEPWG; this comes from the coding sequence ATGACCTCGAAGCGTGACCAGAACGGATCTCTGACACGGCGTACGCTTCTGGCGGGCGCAGCGGGTGCGCTGGGCGCGTCCGTGCTGGGAGGCGGAGTGCTCGCCGAGGCCGGCGCAGCGGAGGGTGGAGCCGTCGAGTCGGCAGCGCAGGACGCGAGCGTCGATCCGACCTCCGTACAGGGGCGGCTCCCGAACGAGCTGGGGGAGCGCTCTCCGTTCGTGCGGCCTCGCCGGGACCCGAGCGCGACCTCGTCACGCACGCCGCTGCAGGATCTGCACGGGGTCATCACGCCTTCGGATGTGCACTTCGAGCGGCATCACGCGGGCGTGGCGCAGGTCGATCCCAGCACCTACCGCCTGCTGATCCACGGGATGGTGGAGCGTCCCACGGTCTTCACCTTGGACGACCTGCTGCGCTTCCCCTCGGTGTCCCGCGTCCATTTCCTGGAGTGCTCGGGGAACTTCCCGACTCGCGCCGGTCCCGAGACGCTGGCCCAGAACGTGTGCGGGCTCACGAGCACCAGCGAATGGACGGGAGTCCCGCTGTCGATCTTGCTGCGCGAGGTGGGCGCTCGCCCTGAAGCCACGTGGATGATTGCCGAAGGCCAGGACGCGGCGGTCATGGCCAGAAGCATCCCCATGGAGAAGGCCTGGGACGATGCCATGATCGCGTACGGCCAGAACGGCGAGCCTCTGCGGCCCGAGCAGGGCTACCCGGCGCGTCTGTTCCTCCCCGGATGGGAGGGCAACACCAATGTGAAGTGGCTGCGTCGCCTGGAGCTGACCGACGGTCCGCTCATGGCCCGGGACGAGACGTCGAAGTACACCGACCCCCTGCACGACGGGAAGGTGCGTCAGTTTTCGTTCGTCATCGACGCACGCTCGATCATCACCACCCCGTCCTATCCGCAGCGGATCCAGCCGGGCTGGAACGAGATCCGGGGCATTGCCTGGAGCGGCCGCGGGCGCATCGCGCAGGTCGAGGTCAGCGTGGACGGTGGGACGACCTGGCAGAGGGCCGACCTGCAGGAGCCGGTGTTCTCCAAGGCGCACACACGCTTCCGCTTCATGTGGAACTGGTCGGGTGAGCGGGCGGAGATCGCCAGCCGAGCCGTGGACGAGACCGGCTATGTGCAGCCGACGCGCGAACAGCTGATCGCAGCGCGTAGCGCCCGCACGTCCTATCACTTGAACCCGATCACGGCCTGGGTCGTCGACTCCGACGGTCGTGTCACGTATCGCGAGGAGCCTTGGGGATGA
- a CDS encoding metal ABC transporter permease, with translation MLELLLPPLAAALVILFMHAYLGLHVLARGVIFVDLAFAQIAALGATGGMLVGLEPGTPGSLTWAFGATFLGAILFSVSRMEESPVPQEAIIGITYVVASAAVLLLAGFTAEGAEHVSETLTGTLIWADWRKVMTLVLAYLVIGGFHWLFRRPLLQASFTPHPTNLRRRWDFLFYMSLGITISFSVEIAGVLMVFSALVIPGVIAFFFTNRFDRALVLAWAVGTAAIVAGIVASFVFDIATGPLLVCSFGMALVIAALLRLAFRVRPGGRIELPSSIGDPRGPLWNGEE, from the coding sequence ATGCTCGAGCTTCTGCTGCCTCCCCTCGCAGCCGCGCTCGTCATTCTCTTCATGCACGCCTACCTCGGCCTCCACGTTCTGGCCCGGGGCGTGATCTTCGTGGATCTGGCTTTTGCTCAGATCGCTGCGTTGGGCGCCACCGGGGGCATGCTCGTGGGGCTCGAGCCCGGCACTCCCGGATCCCTGACCTGGGCGTTCGGCGCCACCTTCCTGGGCGCCATCCTGTTCAGCGTGTCCCGGATGGAGGAGTCGCCGGTGCCGCAGGAGGCCATCATCGGGATCACCTACGTGGTGGCCTCGGCGGCCGTGCTCTTGCTGGCCGGCTTCACAGCCGAGGGGGCCGAGCATGTGAGCGAGACCTTGACCGGTACGCTCATCTGGGCGGACTGGCGAAAGGTCATGACCCTGGTGCTCGCCTATCTGGTCATCGGTGGGTTTCACTGGTTGTTCCGGCGCCCGTTGCTGCAAGCGTCGTTCACCCCCCACCCGACCAACCTGCGCCGACGCTGGGACTTTCTGTTCTACATGTCCCTGGGAATCACCATCAGCTTCTCCGTCGAGATCGCGGGCGTGCTGATGGTCTTCAGCGCATTGGTGATTCCAGGGGTGATCGCCTTCTTCTTCACGAACCGCTTCGACCGGGCCCTCGTCCTGGCGTGGGCGGTCGGCACTGCGGCGATCGTGGCCGGCATCGTCGCGTCGTTCGTCTTCGACATCGCCACCGGTCCGCTGCTGGTGTGTTCCTTCGGGATGGCGCTCGTGATCGCTGCACTCTTGCGCCTGGCCTTCCGGGTGCGTCCGGGTGGGCGTATCGAGCTGCCGTCCAGCATCGGGGATCCGCGCGGACCGCTCTGGAACGGCGAGGAGTAG
- a CDS encoding metal ABC transporter substrate-binding protein: MMGASIVVWASLLLGTGGAPPAPVKVVTTLPVYADLVRAIGGSEVDVTSIATASDDAHFVRPKPSFALALKNADLFVTTGLDLELWAPTLLDRAGNPRVSEGGVGYVTAYTGIKLLEVPVAADRSAGDVHIYGNPHLTSDPLRTLQVAENIATGLKRVAPDRAALFDRNLASFRDQLDRKLFGDALVEALGAETLEQLARSGGLMDFLASNQLAGHPLSESLGGWLKTAEAFRGKGLICYHKNWAYFEERFGVTCVDYVEAKPGIPPTPGHVAELIDLMKTRGIRVLLAASYFDRGKVTSVADRGGAEAVMVPLYSDGTRGAAGYFSMVDDWVTRLAAAFQHSAASE, encoded by the coding sequence ATGATGGGAGCTTCGATCGTTGTGTGGGCCAGCCTCCTGCTGGGGACGGGCGGGGCGCCTCCGGCACCCGTGAAGGTGGTGACCACGCTACCGGTGTATGCCGATCTCGTGCGTGCGATCGGAGGCAGTGAGGTCGACGTGACGTCGATCGCGACCGCCAGCGACGACGCCCATTTCGTGCGCCCCAAACCCAGCTTCGCCCTGGCGCTCAAGAACGCGGATCTGTTCGTGACCACGGGCCTCGACCTCGAGCTCTGGGCCCCCACGCTGCTGGATCGCGCGGGGAATCCGCGGGTGTCCGAAGGAGGCGTCGGCTACGTCACCGCCTACACGGGGATCAAGCTCCTCGAGGTGCCGGTGGCTGCCGATCGCAGCGCGGGCGATGTGCACATCTACGGCAATCCGCATCTCACGTCCGATCCGCTGCGCACGTTGCAGGTCGCGGAGAACATCGCCACCGGCCTCAAGCGGGTGGCACCCGATCGGGCCGCGCTGTTCGATCGCAATCTGGCGTCGTTCCGGGATCAGTTGGACCGGAAGCTCTTCGGCGATGCCCTGGTGGAGGCGTTGGGCGCGGAAACACTGGAGCAGCTGGCGCGCTCAGGTGGGCTGATGGACTTCCTCGCCAGCAACCAACTGGCGGGCCACCCCCTCAGCGAGTCGTTGGGTGGGTGGCTGAAGACCGCCGAGGCGTTTCGCGGCAAGGGTCTGATCTGCTACCACAAGAACTGGGCGTACTTCGAGGAGCGCTTCGGTGTGACCTGCGTCGACTACGTCGAAGCCAAGCCGGGTATCCCTCCGACGCCAGGACACGTGGCCGAGCTGATCGACCTGATGAAGACTCGCGGGATCCGCGTCCTGCTCGCGGCCAGCTACTTCGACCGCGGCAAGGTGACCAGCGTCGCGGACCGCGGCGGCGCAGAGGCAGTCATGGTCCCTCTCTACTCGGATGGCACGCGGGGCGCCGCAGGATACTTCTCCATGGTCGACGACTGGGTGACCCGGCTGGCGGCCGCCTTCCAACACAGCGCTGCTTCGGAATGA